One Fusarium falciforme chromosome 1, complete sequence genomic window carries:
- a CDS encoding CrtC domain-containing protein → MASRMVQLLVFMWWTSAVAFGYSFRPDNHDNWKNNRIPSQINLSQDQNSGSYWSSAFVTTTTGRQFLLIHHQFNTFCKSSVLDLKTLKYLKNVQHCEINNASKTVLSDSLSIQFPDFSFDAAAPDKISQMQLSSTAPQYSFNLTVEGRTSKVLLNGGNGVIAWGPNYTTCSHWSIPAARTSGTLQLGAEKALDLDSSKSLTWYDHQIIKGPPDSFTFFEVHFPDPNIRVSIWAYDWPESSDEWRFATVRLGEETTMVLPFTLEEHWEDSWWSSTSNRTYPQSWTLTFDNGDYLRIRSVLGDQEIQPNTWTGFVKVERSRFLGQTTGYGVGDMVFI, encoded by the exons ATGGCCTCACGAATGGTCCAACTCCTCGTTTTTATGTGGTGGACCTCAGCGGTCGCATTCGGCTACAGTTTTCGACCAGACAACCACGACAATTGGAAGAAT AACCGGATTCCATCCCAAATCAATCTATCTCAAGACCAGAACAGCGGATCTTACTGGAGCAGCGCCTttgtcaccaccaccaccgggcGGCAGTTCCTTCTCATCCATCACCAGTTCAATACCTTTTGCAAGTCTTCAGTTCTGGACCTCAAGACTCTAAAGTATTTGAAGAATGTGCAACATTGTGAAATCAACAACGCATCCAAGACGGTGCTCTCGGACTCTTTGAGTATTCAGTTCCCAGACTTTTCCTTCGATGCCGCTGCTCCCGACAAGATCTCTCAGATGCAGCTGTCTTCCACGGCACCTCAGTACTCATTCAACTTGACTGTCGAGGGCAGAACCTCCAAGGTTCTGTTGAACGGGGGCAATGGTGTGATTGCCTGGGGACCGAACTACACCACTTGCTCCCACTGGTCAATTCCGGCCGCTCGCACCTCGGGAACATTGCAACTCGGCGCCGAGAAAGCTTTGGATCTTGACTCCTCAAAGTCGCTTACCTGGTACGATCATCAGATCATAAAGGGTCCTCCGGATAGCTTTACATTCTTCGAGGTTCACTTCCCCGATCCCAACATAAGGGTGAGCATCTGGGCGTACGATTGGCCCGAGTCTTCGGACGAGTGGAGATTTGCCACGGTACGGCTTGGCGAGGAGACGACCATGGTGCTGCCTTTTACGCTGGAAGAGCACTGGGAAGATTCGTGGTGGTCGTCTACATCAAATCGAACATATCCTCAAAGCTGGACTCTGACATTCGATAACGGAGACTATTTGCGGATTAGATCTGTACTTGGGGACCAAGAAATTCAGCCCAACACCTGGACCGGTTTTGTTAAGGTTGAAAGAAGCAGGTTTTTGGGTCAGACTACAGGTTATGGAGTTGGCGATATGGTCTTTATTTGA
- a CDS encoding Fatty acid hydroxylase domain-containing protein encodes MRLSLFTAASGLLLSSFSSASPVSVAQESKATSDLVKRRCGFETWDSTNINNWFEAGTDAWFEAWWLRYLGGNGPDTSAVIPNGWPNNFVNLFGRMYLDGKEFYKCAKPNDQCFGDIFCEDLLTMRSPRANTRLILDRYQRPVYMVLQSIQGFQSYFRDFIEVLDETQMNLQGMSAYLVSNFSPPIEKSFEFFLRELLVGMGTAFSIGGSYLKLNNWVKSNDFAKESSSVFGALLNGIGTGYREVVQYPADQKFSDFADLGVFMTNVFEQTRTALNDMQENLAIGNYWGGNRFFNYASGGAFLPGPGQEFSSEPSDSQLATLRKYLQKQFNARAINYIWRQQKIFITYTTDVDGSCEQDKQGPQDMKYCREGDPGVYYLYWWHEASVGLGSTTGLNTFDTGKMDHPTGWDKLAAGWIEQGYQLSLNDVFEASIAAYQAHRFDYEGGNSVKRAEEAVTDGWANPWDRGTSWEGTFTIPVCDTGDVSYNVQLGERIMPCNCGGGNEVDAWKKAAKFDGYQTYDQECTESKQAERKQDRRGGKGNQESDTPALPSEVNEIQCLTSDGVNKDMVSQVTYCSAAIASLGTDRDREICSTDCQDGGKGQNSVWCRIALDDSNIHFCALTIASKDAEHGGPGYDCMTVGNAQDFYANAVAVTEDGGKGCHPVGTPDFAATFVTPDGMSRWCLSDYEHANYCTI; translated from the exons ATGAGGCTTTCACTCTTTACGGCCGCTTCAGGCCTGctcctctcttccttctcatctGCCAGCCCAGTTTCTGTGGCCCAAGAGAGCAAGGCCACATCTGATCTCGTCAAGAGACGTTGCGGTTTCGAGACCTGGGACTCGACCAATATCAACAACTGGTTTGAGGCTGGCACTGATGCTTGGTTTGAAGCATGGTGGCTCAGGTATCTCGGTGGCAACGGGCCCGATACCTCGGCTGTGATCCCCAACGGTTGGCCCAATAACTTT GTCAATCTTTTCGGCAGAATGTACTTGGATGGC AAAGAGTTTTACAAGTGTGCCAAGCCCAACGACCAGTGCTTCGGTGATATCTTCTGTGAAGATCTGTTGACGATGCGCTCTCCACGGGCTAACACGCGTCTAATCCTTGACAGATATCAA CGCCCCGTCTACATGGTCCTTCAGTCCATACAAGGGTTTCAGTCCTATTTCAGAGACTTCATC GAAGTTCTCGACGAGACCCAGATGAACCTTCAGGGTATGTCGGCTTACCTCGTCTCCAACTTTTCTCCTCCCATCGAGAAGAGCTTCGAATTCTTCCTCCGT GAACTCCTCGTCGGCATGGGAACTGCTTTCTCCATCGGCGGCTCATacctcaagctcaacaacTGGGTCAAGTCCAACGACTTTGCCAAGGAGTCCTCGTCTGTTTTCGGTGCTTTGCTCAATGGTATTGGAACGGGTTACCGTGAGGTTGTGCAGTATCCTGCTGATCAAAAGTTTTCCGACTTTGCGGACCTTGGTGTTTTCATGACCAATGTGTTTGAGCAGACTCGAACTGCCCTCAATGATATGCAGGAGAACCTTGCTATCGGTAATTACTGGGGCGGTAACCGATTCTT CAACTATGCTTCTGGTGGAGCTTTCCTTCCAGGTCCCGGTCAGGAGTTTAGCAGCGAGCCATCCGATTCGCAATTGGCGACTCTTCGCAAGTATCTCCAGAAGCAGTTCAACGCCAGGGCCATTAACTACATCTGGCGCCAGCAAAAGATCTTCATTACCTACACCACTGATGTCGACGGCTCGTGCGAACAGGACAAGCAGGGTCCCCAAGACATGAAGTACTGCCGTGAGGGAGACCCCGGTGTGTACTATCTGTACTGGTGGCACGAAGCTTCTGTTGGTCTTGGTTCTACTACTGGTCTCAACACGTTTGATACTGGAAAGATGGACCACCCGACTGGTTGGGACAAGCTCGCTGCTGGTTGGATCGAGCAGGGTTACCAGCTATCTCTCAACGACGTGTTTGAGGCTTCCATTGCTGCTTATCAGGCTCATCGCTTTGATTATGAGGGAGGAAACTCTGTCAAGCGAGCCGAAGAAGCAGTCACTGACGGCTGGGCTAACCCTTGGGATCGTGGAACCAGCTGGGAGGGCACTTTCACCATCCCCGTCTGCGACACTGGCGACGTCAGCTACAACGTCCAGTTGGGTGAGCGCATCATGCCTTGCAACTGCGGCGGTGGCAACGAAGTCGACGCATggaagaaggctgccaagTTTGATGGCTACCAGACCTATGACCAGGAGTGCACCGAGAGCAAGCAGGCTGAGAGGAAGCAAGACCGTCGTGGCGGCAAAGGCAACCAAGAGTCAGACACTCCTGCCCTTCCCTCCGAGGTCAACGAGATCCAGTGCCTCACGTCTGATGGCGTCAACAAGGACATGGTCTCTCAGGTGACCTACTGTTCTGCAGCCATTGCCAGCCTCGGCACAGACCGTGACAGGGAGATCTGCAGCACAGATTGCCAGGATGGAGGAAAAGGCCAGAACAGCGTGTGGTGCCGAATCGCTCTTGATGACAGCAATATCCACTTTTGCGCTCTGACCATTGCCTCCAAGGATGCTGAGCATGGAGGTCCTGGATATGATTGTATGACTGTTGGAAATGCTCAGGACTTTTATGCCAATGCTGTGGCTGTTACTGAGGATGGAGGCAAGGGATGTCACCCTGTTGGGACACCGGATTTTGCTGCTACGTTTGTTACTCCTGATGGAATGAGCAGATGGTGCCTGAGTGATTATGAGCATGCCAACTACTGCACTATCTAG